The following are from one region of the Anomaloglossus baeobatrachus isolate aAnoBae1 chromosome 1, aAnoBae1.hap1, whole genome shotgun sequence genome:
- the TMEM165 gene encoding putative divalent cation/proton antiporter TMEM165 isoform X2, with protein MEAARRTGCRAALLICCLGVLLPGLVLAVQEDDGTHRNHEPPLPQRPEAPARAENPTQPPAVHVGNADFSPTANLGFIHAFVAAISVIIVSELGDKTFFIAAIMAMRYNRLTVLAGAMLALGLMTCLSVLFGYATTVIPRVYTYYVSTALFAIFGIRMLREGLKMSPDEGQEELEEVQAEIKRKDEELQRTKLLNGPSDVESGVGPAVPKKKWMQFISPIFVQAFTLTFLAEWGDRSQLTTIVLAAREDPFGVAVGGTVGHCLCTGLAVIGGRMIAQKISVRTVTIIGGIVFLAFAFSALFISPDAGF; from the exons ATGGAGGCGGCACGGCGGACGGGATGCCGGGCGGCCCTGCTCATCTGCTGCCTCGGGGTGCTGCTCCCCGGCCTGGTGCTGGCTGTACAGGAGGATGACGGGACTCACCGCAACCACGAGCCCCCGCTGCCCCAGAGACCCGAGGCGCCGGCCCGGGCGGAG AATCCCACCCAACCACCTGCTGTACATGTTGGGAATGCAGACTTCAGCCCCACCGCTAACCTGGGCTTCATCCATGCCTTTGTAGCTGCCATATCTGTGATCATTGTGTCAGAGCTGGGAGATAAGACCTTCTTTATAGCTGCCATCATGGCCATGCGCTATAACCGCCTGACTGTCCTCGCTGGAGCAATGCTTGCCTTAGGACTGATGACTTGTTTATCAG TGTTATTTGGCTATGCCACCACCGTCATCCCCAGAGTTTACACCTACTATGTATCCACGGCCCTTTTTGCAATATTCGGCATTCGAATGTTacgggaagggttaaagatgagtccAGATGAAGGTCAGGAGGAGCTGGAGGAAGTTCAAGCCGAAATCAAAAGAAAGGATGAAGAG CTTCAGAGAACCAAGCTCCTGAACGGTCCTAGCGATGTGGAAAGTGGAGTTGGACCAGCGGTTCCCAAGAAAAAATGGATGCAGTTCATCTCCCCAATTTTTGTCCAAGCGTTCACTTTGACGTTCCTGGCAGAGTGGGGGGATCGCTCTCAGCTTACCACTATTGTCTTGGCTGCCAGAGAG GACCCATTTGGCGTTGCTGTTGGTGGTACTGTAGGGCATTGTCTTTGCACTGGATTAGCAGTCATCGGGGGAAGAATGATTGCACAGAAGATTTCAGTTCGAACTG
- the TMEM165 gene encoding putative divalent cation/proton antiporter TMEM165 isoform X1, whose product MEAARRTGCRAALLICCLGVLLPGLVLAVQEDDGTHRNHEPPLPQRPEAPARAEQNPTQPPAVHVGNADFSPTANLGFIHAFVAAISVIIVSELGDKTFFIAAIMAMRYNRLTVLAGAMLALGLMTCLSVLFGYATTVIPRVYTYYVSTALFAIFGIRMLREGLKMSPDEGQEELEEVQAEIKRKDEELQRTKLLNGPSDVESGVGPAVPKKKWMQFISPIFVQAFTLTFLAEWGDRSQLTTIVLAAREDPFGVAVGGTVGHCLCTGLAVIGGRMIAQKISVRTVTIIGGIVFLAFAFSALFISPDAGF is encoded by the exons ATGGAGGCGGCACGGCGGACGGGATGCCGGGCGGCCCTGCTCATCTGCTGCCTCGGGGTGCTGCTCCCCGGCCTGGTGCTGGCTGTACAGGAGGATGACGGGACTCACCGCAACCACGAGCCCCCGCTGCCCCAGAGACCCGAGGCGCCGGCCCGGGCGGAG CAGAATCCCACCCAACCACCTGCTGTACATGTTGGGAATGCAGACTTCAGCCCCACCGCTAACCTGGGCTTCATCCATGCCTTTGTAGCTGCCATATCTGTGATCATTGTGTCAGAGCTGGGAGATAAGACCTTCTTTATAGCTGCCATCATGGCCATGCGCTATAACCGCCTGACTGTCCTCGCTGGAGCAATGCTTGCCTTAGGACTGATGACTTGTTTATCAG TGTTATTTGGCTATGCCACCACCGTCATCCCCAGAGTTTACACCTACTATGTATCCACGGCCCTTTTTGCAATATTCGGCATTCGAATGTTacgggaagggttaaagatgagtccAGATGAAGGTCAGGAGGAGCTGGAGGAAGTTCAAGCCGAAATCAAAAGAAAGGATGAAGAG CTTCAGAGAACCAAGCTCCTGAACGGTCCTAGCGATGTGGAAAGTGGAGTTGGACCAGCGGTTCCCAAGAAAAAATGGATGCAGTTCATCTCCCCAATTTTTGTCCAAGCGTTCACTTTGACGTTCCTGGCAGAGTGGGGGGATCGCTCTCAGCTTACCACTATTGTCTTGGCTGCCAGAGAG GACCCATTTGGCGTTGCTGTTGGTGGTACTGTAGGGCATTGTCTTTGCACTGGATTAGCAGTCATCGGGGGAAGAATGATTGCACAGAAGATTTCAGTTCGAACTG